One stretch of Gambusia affinis linkage group LG05, SWU_Gaff_1.0, whole genome shotgun sequence DNA includes these proteins:
- the ppp1r8b gene encoding protein phosphatase 1, regulatory subunit 8b isoform X2 — protein MGRQTTHRASSGRDEGGQIDRDGGSSVAARLQTKLIIDEKKFYLFGRNPDWCDFTIDHQSCSRVHAALIYHKHLKRVFLIDLNSTHGTFLGHIRLEPHKPQQVPIDSTISFGASTRTYTIREKPQTQGTAGTGDSKLGDEEELKGLLGLPEEETELENLTEFNTAHNKRISILTIEEGNLEIQRPKRKRKNSRVTFSEEDSIINPEDIDPSVGRFRNMVQTAVIPMKKRRSDSQNTLGLDDLASKRIHGYSLGGGLYGDLPPTSHENKPTGAPGGAAMQGGLPLPFPNPAPEVDLAPEAPQPPITLNPTPVTAPYLPETVNEPRKKKYAKEAWPGKKPTPSLLI, from the exons ATG GGCAGGCAAACCACCCACAGGGCTTCATCTGGACGTGATGAAGGGGGACAAATTGATAGAG ATGGGGGTTCCTCTGTGGCTGCTCGGCTTCAAACG AAACTGATCATAGATGAAAAGAAGTTTTACCTGTTTGGAAGGAATCCCGACTGGTGCGACTTCACCATCGACCATCAGTCCTGCTCTCGGGTTCATGCGGCGTTAATCTACcacaaacacttaaaaaggGTCTTTCTCATAGACCTAAACAGCA CACACGGTACTTTTCTTGGCCACATTCGCCTTGAACCCCACAAGCCTCAGCAGGTTCCCATAGACTCTACCATATCTTTTGGGGCGTCGACACGGACTTACACCATTAGAGAGAAACCCCAAACCCAAGGCACTGCTGGCACAGGAGACAGCAAGTTGGGGGATGAAGAGGAGCTCAAAGGACTGCTTGGACTTCCAGAAGAAGAGACAGAGCTGGAG AACCTGACAGAGTTTAACACGGCTCACAACAAACGCATCTCCATCCTGACAATCGAGGAAGGCAACCTGGAAATCCAGAGGCCAAAGAGGAAACGCAAGAACTCCAGAGTTACTTTCAGTGAAGAAGACTCCATTATTAATCCAG AAGATATAGACCCCTCAGTCGGGCGCTTTAGAAATATGGTGCAGACAGCTGTCATCCCCATGAAG AAGCGGAGATCTGACAGCCAAAATACTCTGGGTCTGGATGACTTGGCTTCCAAGCGCATTCACGGCTACAGCTTGGGTGGAGGTCTGTACGGGGACTTGCCTCCAACCAGCCACGAGAACAAGCCAACAGGAGCTCCAGGAGGTGCTGCTATGCAGGGTGGGCTTCCTCTGCCCTTCCCCAACCCAGCGCCTGAGGTAGATCTGGCCCCAGAGGCTCCTCAGCCCCCGATCACACTCAACCCCACACCAGTGACAGCCCCTTACCTACCAGAGACCGTCAACGAGCCACGAAAAAAGAAGTATGCCAAAGAAGCTTGGCCGGGGAAGAAACCCACCCCTTCACTTCTCATCTAA
- the ppp1r8b gene encoding protein phosphatase 1, regulatory subunit 8b isoform X1, with protein MASKTSKDGPPPFDCPSWAGKPPTGLHLDVMKGDKLIEKLIIDEKKFYLFGRNPDWCDFTIDHQSCSRVHAALIYHKHLKRVFLIDLNSTHGTFLGHIRLEPHKPQQVPIDSTISFGASTRTYTIREKPQTQGTAGTGDSKLGDEEELKGLLGLPEEETELENLTEFNTAHNKRISILTIEEGNLEIQRPKRKRKNSRVTFSEEDSIINPEDIDPSVGRFRNMVQTAVIPMKKRRSDSQNTLGLDDLASKRIHGYSLGGGLYGDLPPTSHENKPTGAPGGAAMQGGLPLPFPNPAPEVDLAPEAPQPPITLNPTPVTAPYLPETVNEPRKKKYAKEAWPGKKPTPSLLI; from the exons ATGGCGAGTAAAACAAGCAAAGACGGTCCTCCTCCTTTTGATTGTCCATCATG GGCAGGCAAACCACCCACAGGGCTTCATCTGGACGTGATGAAGGGGGACAAATTGATAGAG AAACTGATCATAGATGAAAAGAAGTTTTACCTGTTTGGAAGGAATCCCGACTGGTGCGACTTCACCATCGACCATCAGTCCTGCTCTCGGGTTCATGCGGCGTTAATCTACcacaaacacttaaaaaggGTCTTTCTCATAGACCTAAACAGCA CACACGGTACTTTTCTTGGCCACATTCGCCTTGAACCCCACAAGCCTCAGCAGGTTCCCATAGACTCTACCATATCTTTTGGGGCGTCGACACGGACTTACACCATTAGAGAGAAACCCCAAACCCAAGGCACTGCTGGCACAGGAGACAGCAAGTTGGGGGATGAAGAGGAGCTCAAAGGACTGCTTGGACTTCCAGAAGAAGAGACAGAGCTGGAG AACCTGACAGAGTTTAACACGGCTCACAACAAACGCATCTCCATCCTGACAATCGAGGAAGGCAACCTGGAAATCCAGAGGCCAAAGAGGAAACGCAAGAACTCCAGAGTTACTTTCAGTGAAGAAGACTCCATTATTAATCCAG AAGATATAGACCCCTCAGTCGGGCGCTTTAGAAATATGGTGCAGACAGCTGTCATCCCCATGAAG AAGCGGAGATCTGACAGCCAAAATACTCTGGGTCTGGATGACTTGGCTTCCAAGCGCATTCACGGCTACAGCTTGGGTGGAGGTCTGTACGGGGACTTGCCTCCAACCAGCCACGAGAACAAGCCAACAGGAGCTCCAGGAGGTGCTGCTATGCAGGGTGGGCTTCCTCTGCCCTTCCCCAACCCAGCGCCTGAGGTAGATCTGGCCCCAGAGGCTCCTCAGCCCCCGATCACACTCAACCCCACACCAGTGACAGCCCCTTACCTACCAGAGACCGTCAACGAGCCACGAAAAAAGAAGTATGCCAAAGAAGCTTGGCCGGGGAAGAAACCCACCCCTTCACTTCTCATCTAA